A single Paenibacillus sp. FSL R5-0517 DNA region contains:
- a CDS encoding extracellular solute-binding protein — protein sequence MNISFKKFSLLTLTMVLATTLAACSSGAGSAENEAEPNTQQDAGGPLTKYDPPIKLTSTMNETGKESLAEGDTHANNIWTRGYKDELGIDVSYEWIVPDANYNDKMNVTLASGDLPDVLKVSAVQFEQLHEAGMLEDLTEVYDKYASELVKEFMSAEDGAGLKPVTKDGKIYAMVSFPGSLDSSDMIWIRQDWLKKVGLEAPKTMQDVIQIAEAFTFEDPDGNGKDDTYGIALNKDLPINAFLLGYHGYLETWIKDASGQVVNGTIQPEVKEGLRELQTLYQKGVLDPEFGVKDFAKMMEDVNAGKSGMFFLPQWAPFQVSSMIKKDKNIDWMPYPVQSIDDQPAKTQNHLSLGGIFAVRKGYEHPEALIKLLNFQAEKMFGESAQEERAAYLNGLTGLGFHNATVSNLPANKNVKAQDEVEQALQTGDTSGLELEAKLFYDDIMDYRNGNLDKWHMERIFGPESSQGVIKYYRDNDLIVMNEFIYAPTRTMNTKQATLDKLRAETFLKIIYGNLSIDEFDNFVANWKKLGGDEITQEVNETIAANQ from the coding sequence ATGAATATATCATTCAAGAAGTTTTCATTATTAACATTAACCATGGTACTAGCCACCACACTTGCAGCCTGTTCGTCCGGTGCGGGAAGTGCCGAGAATGAAGCTGAGCCAAACACACAGCAGGATGCGGGAGGACCACTTACGAAATACGACCCACCCATTAAATTAACTTCTACCATGAATGAAACGGGGAAAGAATCGCTAGCCGAAGGAGATACACACGCCAATAACATCTGGACCAGAGGGTATAAGGATGAACTCGGTATTGATGTATCGTACGAATGGATTGTTCCGGATGCCAATTATAACGATAAGATGAATGTTACGCTCGCGAGTGGTGATCTGCCGGATGTACTGAAAGTGAGCGCTGTGCAATTCGAACAACTGCATGAAGCGGGAATGCTGGAGGATCTGACCGAAGTATATGACAAGTATGCATCTGAACTGGTGAAGGAGTTCATGTCTGCTGAAGATGGAGCAGGTTTGAAGCCGGTAACCAAGGATGGAAAAATATACGCCATGGTTAGCTTCCCAGGTTCGTTGGATTCCTCGGATATGATCTGGATTCGTCAGGATTGGCTGAAAAAGGTTGGGCTTGAGGCACCTAAAACCATGCAGGATGTCATCCAAATTGCGGAAGCCTTTACCTTCGAAGATCCAGACGGAAATGGCAAAGATGATACGTACGGCATTGCCTTAAACAAGGATTTACCTATCAACGCGTTCTTGCTCGGCTATCATGGTTATCTCGAAACCTGGATTAAGGATGCTTCAGGTCAAGTCGTGAATGGAACGATCCAACCGGAAGTGAAAGAAGGATTGCGTGAGCTCCAGACTCTGTATCAGAAGGGCGTTCTTGATCCCGAATTTGGCGTTAAAGATTTTGCTAAAATGATGGAGGATGTGAATGCTGGCAAGTCAGGCATGTTCTTCCTGCCACAATGGGCACCTTTCCAGGTTAGCAGTATGATTAAGAAAGACAAGAACATCGACTGGATGCCTTACCCGGTTCAATCGATTGATGATCAGCCAGCAAAAACACAGAACCATCTTAGTCTGGGCGGCATATTTGCTGTTCGCAAAGGTTACGAGCATCCCGAAGCGTTAATTAAATTGCTCAATTTCCAGGCTGAAAAAATGTTTGGTGAGTCTGCGCAGGAAGAACGGGCTGCTTACTTAAATGGACTGACAGGTCTTGGTTTTCATAATGCGACGGTTTCTAACCTGCCAGCCAACAAAAATGTGAAGGCGCAGGACGAAGTGGAGCAGGCGCTTCAAACAGGAGATACGTCCGGATTGGAACTCGAAGCGAAGCTGTTCTATGATGATATTATGGATTATCGGAATGGTAATCTCGACAAGTGGCATATGGAGCGGATATTTGGCCCAGAGAGTTCGCAAGGTGTGATTAAATATTATCGGGATAATGACCTGATTGTCATGAATGAATTCATCTATGCACCAACGAGAACAATGAATACCAAGCAAGCTACGCTGGATAAATTGAGAGCCGAGACGTTCCTGAAAATCATCTATGGTAACCTGTCGATTGACGAGTTCGATAACTTTGTTGCCAATTGGAAGAAACTCGGCGGTGATGAGATTACACAGGAAGTGAATGAAACAATCGCTGCTAATCAATAA
- a CDS encoding response regulator: protein MQRMLIVDDEPVILDGLYAFFQKANLQDMEIIKAYSAYEAIDWLNLVKVDIVLSDICMPGMDGMELIEQIMDRWPRCKVLLLTGHNEFDYAHQAIRNPCVVDYLLKTEGMNHIRDAVERALTQISEENDFRYQAAWFRSKLPRALPQLQRQLLLDVLKRTESHDIISLQEELDAVQLPFESDQLVIPVIIRVEEWNNYQSQADRSLIRYAVANVAEELLQDKAKVKAIDLDTQVIACFIQSQGGHPPHVSNTEGERGSQLDNWQQTLRFVYGTLESVQQSCADCLNLSVSIMVSEQAVEWNRVNQAIAQLRLSIHESPGLGMEKLLRVKIQDKLPYTPSMMNQQGVVVLHLEHIKQRITAGDREWMESFHKWTEAAKKGLQDPFFRMKTYTGAANVFIEVLHELGLYESAMEEIALSRMLHFDIHTAWSELVIFYQSAYEWMISKRSNARLNDQSQILITIHHYIKHHLEDDLSLTRIAQEVSLNPSYLSRWYKRITGKGISDYIHDLRVERSKELLLGSTCKMHEISARVGFSDQHYFYRFFKKATGCTPQEYRDQKS, encoded by the coding sequence ATGCAGAGAATGCTCATAGTAGATGATGAACCCGTTATTCTGGACGGACTGTATGCGTTTTTTCAAAAAGCAAATCTTCAGGACATGGAGATAATCAAGGCATACTCGGCCTATGAAGCTATCGATTGGCTGAACTTGGTAAAGGTTGATATTGTACTCAGTGATATCTGTATGCCTGGCATGGACGGCATGGAATTAATTGAACAGATTATGGATCGGTGGCCACGATGCAAAGTCCTCTTGCTGACAGGTCATAACGAATTTGATTATGCACACCAAGCTATTCGGAATCCTTGCGTTGTTGATTACCTGTTAAAGACAGAGGGCATGAATCACATTCGGGATGCGGTAGAACGGGCATTAACACAAATCTCCGAAGAGAATGATTTTCGCTACCAAGCTGCATGGTTTCGGAGTAAATTGCCACGAGCGCTGCCCCAGTTACAGCGTCAATTGCTGCTAGATGTGCTTAAGCGAACGGAAAGCCATGATATCATTTCACTTCAGGAAGAACTTGATGCTGTACAGCTACCTTTCGAATCCGATCAACTCGTTATTCCAGTAATCATCCGGGTAGAAGAATGGAACAACTATCAGTCCCAGGCCGATCGCAGCTTAATCCGCTATGCCGTTGCCAATGTTGCAGAGGAACTGCTGCAGGACAAGGCCAAGGTGAAGGCAATTGATCTGGACACTCAGGTCATCGCTTGCTTTATTCAATCGCAGGGGGGGCATCCGCCCCACGTATCTAATACTGAAGGGGAGCGGGGAAGTCAGCTGGATAACTGGCAACAAACTCTTCGTTTTGTCTATGGCACACTGGAGTCTGTGCAGCAATCCTGTGCGGACTGTTTGAACCTGTCCGTATCCATCATGGTTAGTGAGCAGGCGGTAGAATGGAACAGGGTTAATCAGGCTATTGCGCAGTTGCGTCTATCGATTCATGAGAGTCCGGGGCTGGGGATGGAGAAGCTGTTGCGTGTCAAAATCCAGGATAAATTGCCTTACACTCCTAGCATGATGAATCAACAGGGTGTCGTAGTTCTGCATCTGGAGCACATCAAACAGCGAATAACAGCAGGTGACCGGGAGTGGATGGAGTCCTTCCATAAATGGACCGAGGCTGCGAAGAAAGGACTTCAAGATCCGTTCTTTCGAATGAAAACCTATACTGGCGCAGCCAATGTGTTCATTGAAGTCCTACACGAATTAGGACTGTATGAATCGGCAATGGAAGAGATAGCGCTGTCCCGAATGCTGCATTTTGACATCCATACCGCATGGTCCGAACTGGTTATCTTTTATCAATCTGCATACGAATGGATGATCTCCAAACGAAGCAATGCTCGTCTGAATGACCAATCACAGATTCTGATCACGATCCATCATTATATCAAGCACCATCTGGAGGACGACCTCTCACTCACACGGATCGCACAGGAAGTCTCTCTTAACCCTTCTTATCTGTCACGCTGGTACAAACGGATTACAGGCAAAGGCATATCCGACTACATCCATGACCTTAGAGTGGAGCGAAGCAAAGAGTTGCTTCTGGGTTCGACCTGTAAGATGCATGAAATATCTGCGAGGGTTGGGTTTAGCGATCAGCATTATTTTTATCGTTTCTTCAAAAAAGCGACAGGCTGCACCCCTCAAGAGTATCGGGATCAGAAAAGTTAG
- a CDS encoding helix-turn-helix domain-containing protein yields MLQKFGFTQYESQVYEAIFAQDEPLDATSIVNYSNVPKAKIYEVLNRLIDKGTVLTTMDGKKKLYMAVDIQSVIHKIKADFDKDIEELKSYKIKRTFTDEHIWTLKDESSIGSNIEQLIEEAESSILFLAWNERMEKYRELLEQKERQGVYVEVLAVGGMETSLTRKYSLIPLLDAPEPSQLLIVDHAYLLFAGVEHDSWRAIKTMSKPIVKAMTDYFYHDVALTQITKKYGDQLLQDAEIERLLTRLIY; encoded by the coding sequence ATGTTGCAGAAATTCGGTTTTACACAATATGAGAGCCAGGTATACGAGGCTATATTTGCACAAGATGAACCGCTTGATGCCACATCCATTGTTAATTACTCGAACGTTCCCAAAGCCAAAATATATGAAGTGCTTAATCGACTGATCGACAAGGGAACGGTGCTGACCACGATGGATGGAAAGAAAAAATTATATATGGCCGTAGATATTCAGTCCGTTATTCATAAGATCAAGGCAGATTTTGATAAAGATATCGAGGAACTGAAGAGTTACAAAATCAAACGTACATTCACGGATGAACATATCTGGACGTTAAAAGATGAATCATCCATTGGATCAAACATTGAACAACTTATCGAGGAAGCGGAATCATCAATTCTTTTCCTGGCATGGAATGAGCGAATGGAGAAATATCGTGAACTGCTGGAGCAGAAGGAAAGGCAGGGAGTGTACGTTGAAGTGTTAGCCGTAGGGGGAATGGAGACCTCCTTAACGCGTAAATACTCGTTGATTCCATTACTTGACGCGCCGGAGCCATCACAACTGCTCATTGTGGATCATGCTTATCTGTTGTTTGCCGGTGTGGAACACGATTCATGGCGAGCCATCAAGACGATGTCCAAACCGATTGTTAAAGCCATGACTGATTATTTCTACCATGATGTTGCCCTTACTCAAATTACAAAAAAATATGGTGACCAACTGTTGCAGGATGCTGAAATCGAGCGATTGCTCACCAGGTTGATCTATTAA
- a CDS encoding glycoside hydrolase family 1 protein, giving the protein MSNSQNQTYQFPENFLWGGAIAANQAEGAYNQGGKGLSTQDVAPKGIMGPITEEPTEDNMKLIGIDLYHRYKEDVKLFAEMGFKVFRTSIAWSRIFPKGDELEPNEEGLQFYDDLFDECHKYGIEPLVTLSHYETPLHLSKEYDGWVNRKMVGFYERYATTVFNRYKNKVKYWLTFNEINSILEAPFMSGGIYTPKEKLSKQDLYQAIHHEFVASASAVKLCHEIIPTAQIGCMMLSMPTYPLTPNPDDMIKVMEFEHSNYFFGDVHVRGRYPGYMKRYFRENGIEIHMEPGDEEMLLHTVDFISFSYYMSICQTADPEKQIAGEGNLLGGVPNPYLPASEWGWQIDPQGLRYVLNMFYDRYQKPLFIVENGLGAVDELITGADGEKTVEDDYRIQYLNDHLVQVGEAIEDGVEIMGYTSWGCIDVVSASSAQLKKRYGYIYVDRHDDGSGTLERYRKKSFHWYKEVISSNGKSLQR; this is encoded by the coding sequence ATGAGCAACTCTCAAAATCAAACTTATCAATTCCCGGAAAATTTCCTGTGGGGTGGCGCAATTGCAGCCAATCAGGCTGAAGGTGCATACAATCAAGGTGGCAAAGGATTATCTACTCAGGATGTAGCTCCCAAAGGCATCATGGGCCCGATCACGGAAGAACCAACCGAAGATAACATGAAACTGATCGGTATCGATCTGTATCATCGTTACAAGGAAGATGTAAAACTGTTTGCAGAGATGGGCTTCAAAGTATTCCGTACTTCCATCGCCTGGTCCCGGATTTTCCCAAAAGGGGACGAGCTGGAACCGAATGAAGAAGGTCTGCAGTTCTACGACGATCTATTTGACGAGTGTCACAAATACGGGATCGAACCACTCGTAACGTTATCCCACTATGAGACACCTCTTCACTTGTCTAAAGAATACGACGGCTGGGTTAACCGGAAAATGGTTGGATTCTACGAGCGTTATGCAACCACTGTCTTCAACCGTTACAAAAACAAAGTAAAATACTGGCTTACCTTTAACGAAATCAATTCGATTCTGGAAGCTCCCTTCATGAGTGGAGGCATCTACACGCCAAAGGAGAAGCTCAGCAAGCAAGATCTGTATCAGGCAATCCATCATGAATTTGTAGCGAGTGCTTCTGCTGTGAAACTCTGTCATGAGATTATTCCTACGGCACAGATTGGTTGTATGATGCTCAGTATGCCTACCTACCCGCTGACACCGAACCCAGACGATATGATTAAAGTCATGGAATTCGAACACAGCAACTATTTCTTCGGTGATGTGCATGTAAGAGGCCGCTACCCTGGTTATATGAAACGTTACTTCCGGGAGAATGGAATCGAGATTCATATGGAACCTGGCGACGAGGAAATGTTGCTTCATACGGTAGACTTTATCTCTTTCAGTTATTACATGAGTATCTGTCAGACGGCAGACCCGGAGAAACAAATCGCAGGTGAAGGTAACCTGCTTGGCGGCGTACCTAACCCTTATCTACCAGCAAGTGAATGGGGATGGCAGATTGACCCGCAAGGTTTACGTTATGTGCTTAACATGTTCTATGACCGTTATCAGAAACCACTGTTTATTGTAGAGAATGGTCTTGGCGCTGTCGATGAGTTAATCACGGGTGCTGACGGTGAGAAAACAGTCGAAGATGATTACCGAATCCAGTATCTGAATGATCATCTGGTTCAGGTTGGCGAAGCCATTGAAGATGGCGTTGAAATTATGGGTTATACATCATGGGGTTGCATTGATGTGGTCAGTGCGTCTTCTGCTCAGTTGAAAAAACGTTATGGCTACATCTACGTTGATCGTCATGACGATGGTTCAGGAACACTCGAACGTTACCGTAAAAAATCCTTCCATTGGTACAAAGAAGTAATCAGCAGTAACGGGAAAAGTTTGCAGCGATAA
- a CDS encoding sugar O-acetyltransferase produces MTEKEKSQLGLLYNANYDKELIEERLYAKGLCYDYNQLHPGKIHEREALIKKLLGKTTDRFLIEQPFVCDYGYNIEIGENFYSNHNIVMLDGGKISFGDNVFIAPNCGFYTAGHPFDVEQRNEGLEIVGPITVGNNVWIGGGVTVLAGVTIGDNTIIGAGSVVTKSIPSGVIAAGNPCRVIREITEEDKTKYSRM; encoded by the coding sequence ATGACTGAAAAAGAAAAATCTCAATTAGGGCTCTTATATAATGCCAATTATGATAAAGAGTTGATTGAAGAGCGTTTGTATGCCAAAGGACTTTGTTACGATTATAACCAGCTCCATCCAGGCAAGATCCATGAACGAGAAGCGTTAATTAAGAAACTGCTCGGGAAAACGACTGATCGTTTCCTGATTGAACAGCCCTTTGTATGTGATTATGGTTATAATATTGAAATTGGTGAGAACTTCTATAGCAATCATAATATTGTCATGTTGGATGGAGGCAAAATCAGTTTTGGAGATAACGTTTTTATTGCTCCAAATTGTGGTTTTTATACTGCTGGCCACCCTTTTGATGTAGAGCAGCGCAATGAAGGTCTGGAGATTGTTGGACCCATCACGGTAGGGAATAATGTGTGGATCGGTGGCGGTGTGACCGTTCTTGCCGGAGTTACCATCGGAGACAATACGATCATTGGAGCAGGGAGCGTAGTGACCAAGAGTATACCGTCTGGGGTGATTGCAGCGGGCAACCCTTGCAGGGTCATTCGCGAGATAACCGAAGAAGACAAAACAAAGTACAGCAGGATGTAG
- a CDS encoding MFS transporter gives MNKKVYVLAIAAFVVGTVELILGGILDLIATDLHLSLAKAGYLISSFSLVYALSAPILLNMTARFERKKVYMCTLFVFLISNLISAFSTSFYMLMAGRALGAATGSLIFVLSLTLAARIVEPQYKGRAVGTITMGGSASLILGVPLGIFVGNLAGWREVFMLIAILTAVVMVAIWIAMDRVQPIPAVSLKKQLTALWNPKMLAIHATTLLVLAGHLTLYAYFTPFLQETLGASATMVTFIYMMFGIAAVAGGGIGGMLSDRLHPAKAIVIVLIPFIVSMAIIPFSVQLPLIAFLILLSIWSALSWTVTPVQNSLIIKTSPETAETLISTNSGIAHAGIALGTYIGGMVIDHSSILHTGWVGSVLILLGLVSAIYAISVKEKTIQAVA, from the coding sequence ATGAATAAGAAAGTATATGTGCTTGCTATCGCAGCATTTGTGGTCGGAACCGTTGAACTGATCTTGGGCGGCATTCTGGACCTGATTGCTACGGATCTTCATCTATCCCTGGCTAAGGCCGGATATTTAATTTCTAGTTTCTCACTTGTCTATGCGTTATCTGCGCCGATTTTATTAAATATGACGGCTAGATTCGAGCGTAAAAAGGTATATATGTGTACGCTATTTGTATTTCTGATCAGTAATCTCATCTCTGCGTTCAGCACCAGCTTCTACATGCTGATGGCGGGTAGAGCTCTCGGAGCCGCGACGGGTTCACTTATTTTTGTGCTCTCCCTGACGCTTGCAGCGCGCATTGTGGAACCACAGTATAAAGGACGCGCGGTGGGGACCATTACCATGGGAGGCAGTGCCTCACTTATCCTTGGTGTACCACTCGGTATTTTTGTAGGAAACTTGGCTGGCTGGCGTGAAGTGTTTATGTTGATTGCCATACTGACCGCAGTGGTTATGGTAGCTATCTGGATTGCGATGGATCGAGTGCAGCCGATTCCTGCTGTATCCCTGAAGAAACAGCTTACAGCGCTGTGGAATCCGAAAATGTTGGCAATCCATGCGACGACTTTGCTTGTACTTGCGGGTCATTTGACTTTATATGCGTATTTTACACCATTTCTGCAAGAAACCCTGGGTGCCAGCGCAACGATGGTTACCTTTATCTATATGATGTTTGGGATCGCTGCTGTTGCAGGTGGAGGCATTGGGGGCATGTTATCGGATCGTCTGCATCCTGCTAAAGCGATCGTCATTGTTCTGATTCCCTTTATCGTGAGTATGGCTATCATCCCGTTTAGTGTTCAATTGCCTTTGATTGCCTTCTTGATATTGTTAAGCATCTGGAGTGCACTGAGCTGGACGGTTACACCTGTACAGAATAGTCTGATTATCAAAACGTCACCGGAAACAGCTGAAACACTAATCAGCACCAATTCCGGTATAGCACATGCAGGTATTGCACTCGGTACCTATATCGGTGGCATGGTGATCGATCATTCATCGATTCTGCACACCGGATGGGTCGGCTCTGTACTCATTTTGCTTGGTTTGGTGTCTGCCATCTACGCCATTAGCGTGAAGGAAAAAACCATTCAGGCGGTTGCTTAG
- a CDS encoding DUF4023 family protein — protein sequence MESTQDFVKKVNENAEKARHNKNNGKGTPGDKLPSKQHSTNK from the coding sequence ATGGAAAGCACGCAAGATTTTGTGAAGAAAGTTAATGAAAATGCCGAAAAAGCGCGTCACAATAAAAACAATGGCAAGGGAACACCTGGAGACAAGTTACCATCGAAACAGCATTCTACGAATAAGTAG